TAACACAGCCGTAAAATATATCAAGAACTTTAATAAAATAATTAAAATCTGTCTGGCCAATGATTGGATTGAAAGAAACCCTTTTGGAAACTACAAATCAAAAGTAAAAGAAGTCGAAAGAGTATATTTAAGTGAAACTGAAATTCAAACTATCATAGAGAAAGATTTTAAAACGGAAAGACTATCACTAGTTCGTGATATATTCCTTTTTAGCTGTTTTACAGGCTTGGCATACATAGATGTCAAAAACTTGACAAAGTCCCATATAAGCTTTGGTATTGATGGTGAACAATGGATATTCACACATAGACAGAAAACAGAAAGTGCTTCTAAAATTCCAATTCTCCCAGTTACTCAAATGATAATTGATAAATATTCAGATCATCCGCAAAGTAATAATGAAGATAAGCTACTCCCTATTCTGTCAAATCAAAAAATGAATGCCTATTTAAAAGAAATAGCTGGAGTTTGTAGAATAGAAAAAGAACTAACCTTCCACATTGCCCGACATACATTTGCAACGACAGTAACATTAACTAATGGAGTTCCAATTGAAAGTGTAAGTAAAATGTTAGGACATAAAAATTTGAGAACAACACAACACTATGCAAAAGTTTTGGATAGAAAAGTTGGTGAGGATATGAAAATTTTAAAAAATAAATTTTACTCTAATAATCAAATTATAGCAACTGAAAGCAAAATAATTTAAAAATAAATACCAATTGGTATATTTTGATTATATTTGTTTGAAATTAACCGTATTTGATGATGTCTAAAGCAGAACGTACCAAACAATTCATAATTGAGAAAACAGCTCCTATATTCAATGCCAAAGGATATATTGGAACTTCGATGAATGATATAATGGAAGCTACAGGACTAACTAAAGGCAGTATCTATGGTAATTTTGAAAATAAAGATGAAGTAGCTTTAGAAGCTTTTGACTATAACTATAATCAAATAGTTGCCTATTTAAGAAAGCAAATTGAAGTCCGCCCCAAAATGATTGACAGACTTTTGGTATACCCTGAAACTTATAGAATATTTTTAGAACTACCTATCTTAAAAGCTGGATGTCCAATATTAAATACTTCTACAGAAGCTGATGATACACATCCTTTGTTGAGAAAAAAAGCCATCACGGCACTTAATTTCTGGAAAAAGGCAATTGAAAAATCAATCCAAACAGGCATTGAAAGAAATGAAATTAAAGCCTCTACAAATGCAAATGAATTTTCATTCATTTTAATGTCGCTAATAGAAGGTGCAGTAATGCAAGCCAAAGTTACTGGTAGTTCAGAAGTACTTGAAGTTACAATGGATTTTTTAGCAAAAATGATCACTGATTTAAAGACTTAAAAAAATTTGATTAAAAAAATACCAATCGGTATATTTATTATAAAAAACACTTAAAACTGCACTATATGAAATACGTACTTATTATACACGAAGTCGAAAACTATGATA
The Flavobacterium sp. 5 DNA segment above includes these coding regions:
- a CDS encoding TetR/AcrR family transcriptional regulator, giving the protein MSKAERTKQFIIEKTAPIFNAKGYIGTSMNDIMEATGLTKGSIYGNFENKDEVALEAFDYNYNQIVAYLRKQIEVRPKMIDRLLVYPETYRIFLELPILKAGCPILNTSTEADDTHPLLRKKAITALNFWKKAIEKSIQTGIERNEIKASTNANEFSFILMSLIEGAVMQAKVTGSSEVLEVTMDFLAKMITDLKT
- a CDS encoding site-specific integrase, translating into MNKTFNLLFFVKKGKIKADGTAPIYLRITIDGVPKEISAKRTIQPERWDNKLQKVIGSSIEIKSLNAYLKTLEQQVYEAHHQVLKDKEQATSSILKAKLQGTDEKQRMLVPIFQDHNNKIKELIGKEYAAGTLERYTTSLNHTIEFMQWKYNISDIDITKIDHAFITDYEFWLRSVRNCANNTAVKYIKNFNKIIKICLANDWIERNPFGNYKSKVKEVERVYLSETEIQTIIEKDFKTERLSLVRDIFLFSCFTGLAYIDVKNLTKSHISFGIDGEQWIFTHRQKTESASKIPILPVTQMIIDKYSDHPQSNNEDKLLPILSNQKMNAYLKEIAGVCRIEKELTFHIARHTFATTVTLTNGVPIESVSKMLGHKNLRTTQHYAKVLDRKVGEDMKILKNKFYSNNQIIATESKII